A window from Eretmochelys imbricata isolate rEreImb1 chromosome 23, rEreImb1.hap1, whole genome shotgun sequence encodes these proteins:
- the FGD1 gene encoding FYVE, RhoGEF and PH domain-containing protein 1: protein MVGIPSLDQAGSFSQQCKAMRFSYHLESGAGGHRAGPPGQGSRLLVKSLSLEPRSEPWRPENAQRLRSDPGPHSDGGEPHPALPRRALGRKPQVPPKPDHLQSTHPPWPPAPIPPPPSRPLPANPRLGPRSPPTPHPEAQDGAVSTDVLTLIEKFERDPVILTLEQPSPTPSSDPPSPGEADVTPKSLALLGLPAGEDSGPAGQGDQAPCLPPTAPSGKLANRDSGFDSISSPSPSEELGFGGDEGPMGEGDGGGSPGSPPCPDSEVDSDLDEGSGDDGGPAPGTVPPQAERPNAPELTAPQKTFHIANELLQTEKAYVARLHLLDQVFCARLLEEARSRSSFPGDVVMGIFSNICSIYCFHQQFLLPELEKRMQEWDRYPRIGDILQKLAPFLKMYGEYVKNFDRAMELVNTWMERSAHFKLIVHQIQMEEACGNLTLQQHMLEPVQRIPRYQLLLKGYLQRLPPGAPDSRDAEKSLQLIATAAEHSNAAIRKMERMHSLLKVYELLGGEEDIVSPTNELIKEGHILKLSAKNGTTQDRYLILFNDRLLCCVPKLRLLGQKFGVRARIDVEGMEVKESSGVNLPRTFLVSGKQRSLELQARTEEEKHDWIQAIRATILKLEQIPVGAAPREEEEPWAGSLGRELGGRELGGRELGRRELGRRAPTPIRENEVTLCMQCQEPFAALTKRRHHCRACGRVVCGKCSEFRARLLYDNNRPNRVCGGCFAALHGPPGPPGPPPAPPQHTPPSRRSILEKQASEAAERSVVCSSLHYMEPGAKAWHKGWFVVPESEPLVLYVYGAPQDVKAQRSLPLIGFEVTAPDPGVRLERRHSFAIRQSQLCWQFSAESEGLQRRWMEALSRAGRGEPAAPPGPVPEAEGLDWTRPPPANDT, encoded by the exons GCCCCCCGGGCCAGGGCTCCCGGCTGCTGGTGAAGAGTCTGTCCCTGGAACCGCGAAGCGAACCCTGGCGTCCGGAGAACGCCCAGCGCCTCCGCTCAGACCCCGGGCCCCACAGCGACGGGGGGgagccccaccccgccctgcccagGAGGGCCCTGGGCCGCAAACCACAGG TCCCTCCCAAACCAGATCATCTCCAGAGCACCCATCCCCCGTGGCCCCCGgcccccatccccccgcccccctcacgcCCCCTCCCAGCCAACCCCCGCCTGGGCCCCCGGAGCCCCCCGACGCCGCACCCCGAGGCTCAGGATGGAGCTGTCTCCACAGACGTCTTGACCCTCATTGAGAAGTTTGAGAG GGACCCTGTAATCCTGACCCTGGAGCAgccgtcccccacccccagctcggACCCCCCGAGCCCTGGGGAGGCCGATGTAACCCCCAAGTCGCTGGCTCTCCTGGGTCTGCCGGCGGGGGAGGACTCAGGGCCAGCCGGGCAGGGGGAccaggccccctgcctgccccccacggCCCCCAGCGGGAAACTGGCCAACCGGGACAGTGGCTTCGACAGCATCAGCTCCCCGTCCCCCAGCGAGGAGCTGGGCTTCGGGGGGGACGAGGGGCCCATGGGGGAGGGCGACGGGGGGGGCAGCCCGGGGTCCCCCCCCTGCCCAGACTCCGAGGTGGACAGCGACCTGGACGAGGGGAGTGGGGACGACGGGGGGCCGGCGCCAGGCACGGTGCCCCCCCAGGCCGAGAGACCGAATGCGCCGGAG ctcacagccccccaaaaaaccttCCACATCGCCAATGAGCTGCTGCAGACAGAGAAGGCTTACGTCGCCCGGCTGCACCTGCTGGATCAG GTGTTCTGTGCCCGTCTCCTGGAGGAAGCCCGCAGCAGAAGCTCTTTCCCCGGCGACGTGGTGATGGGGATTTTCTCCAACATTTGTTCCATCTACTGTTTCCATCAGCAGTTCCTGCTGCCGGAGCTGGAGAAGCGCATGCAGGAATG ggACAGGTACCCCCGCATAGGGGACATACTGCAGAAGCTGGCTCCATTTCTCAAGATGTACGGGGAGTACGTCAAGAACTTTGACCGGGCCATGGAGCTCGTCAACACCTGGATGGAGCGATCCGCCCACTTCAAGCTGATCGTCCACCAGATCCAG ATGGAGGAGGCCTGCGGGAATCTCACCCTGCAGCAGCACATGCTGGAGCCCGTCCAGAGGATCCCCCGGTACCAGCTGCTGCTGAAAGGTTACCTGCAGCGCCTGCCCCCCGGCGCCCCCGACAGCCGGGATGCAGAGA AGTCCCTGCAGCTGATCGCGACGGCAGCCGAGCATTCGAATGCCGCCATCCGCAAAATG GAACGGATGCATTCCTTGCTGAAGGTGTACGAGCTGCTGGGCGGGGAGGAGGACATCGTTAGCCCCACTAATGAGCTCATTAAGGAAGGCCACATCCTCAAGCTGTCGGCCAAGAACGGGACCACACAGGACCGGTACCTGATCCTG ttcAACGACCGGCTGCTCTGCTGCGTCCCCAAACTGCGTCTCCTCGGCCAGAAATTCGGGGTCCGGGCCCGGATCGACGtggaggggatggag GTGAAGGAGTCGAGTGGCGTCAACCTGCCCCGGACCTTCCTGGTGTCAGGGAAGCAGCGTTCGCTGGAGCTGCAGGCGAG GACGGAGGAAGAGAAACACGACTGGATCCAG gcgATTCGGGCCACGATCCTGAAGCTGGAGCAGATTCCGGTGGGAGCTGCCCCCCGGGAAGaggaggagccctgggctggatcGCTG GGCCGGGAGCTGGGCGGCCGGGAGCTGGGCGGCCGGGAGCTGGGCCGCCGGGAGCTGGGCCGCCGGGCGCCGACGCCGATCCGGGAGAACGAGGTGACGCTCTGCATGCAGTGCCAGGAGCCCTTCGCCGCCCTCACCAAACGCCGACACCACTGCCGGGCCTGCGGCCGC GTGGTCTGCGGGAAATGCTCCGAGTTCCGGGCCCGGCTGCTTTACGACAACAACCGGCCCAACCGGGTCTGTGGGGGCTGCTTTGCCGCGCTGCAcggcccccccgggccccccggccccccccccgc TCCCCCCCAGCATACCCCCCCGAGCCGCCGCTCTATCCTGGAG AAGCAGGCGTCGGAGGCGGCCGAGCGCAGCGTTgtctgcagctccctgcactACATGGAGCCGGGCGCCAAGGCCTGGCACAAAGGCTGGTTCGTCGTTCCGGAGAGCGAGCCCCTGGTGCTGTACGTCTATGGGGCCCCCCAG GACGTGAAGGCCCAGCGCAGCCTCCCGCTGATCGGCTTCGAGGTGACGGCCCCGGACCCGGGGGTGCGGCTCGAGCGGCGACACTCGTTCGCCATCCGCCAGAGCCAGCTTTGCTGGCAGTTCAGTGCCGAGTCGGAGGGGCTGCAGCGGCGCTGGATGGAAGCCCTGAGccgggctgggcggggggagccggCAGCCCCCCCCGGGCCCGTCCCCGAGGCCGAGGGGCTGGACTGGACCCGACCCCCCCCAGCAAACGATACTTGA